One stretch of Halapricum desulfuricans DNA includes these proteins:
- a CDS encoding 4Fe-4S binding protein produces the protein MSDTQDPYEDLKITTGVVAEPNTSRANKTGSWREYKPVVDPDTCINCGQCETYCPDQAAKPVEGEDFYAFDLDYCKGCGICAEVCPTDAIEMVREEG, from the coding sequence ATGAGCGACACGCAAGACCCATACGAAGACCTGAAGATCACGACTGGCGTCGTCGCGGAACCGAACACGTCCCGCGCGAACAAGACCGGCTCCTGGCGGGAGTACAAGCCGGTCGTCGATCCGGACACCTGTATCAACTGCGGCCAGTGTGAGACGTACTGCCCGGACCAGGCCGCAAAGCCGGTCGAGGGCGAGGACTTCTACGCGTTCGATCTCGACTACTGCAAGGGCTGTGGCATCTGCGCGGAAGTGTGTCCGACCGACGCGATCGAGATGGTACGGGAGGAGGGATAA
- a CDS encoding universal stress protein, whose product MTLHTILLAVGPDDNDRAEELAEAVVEIAKPADAEVVIGHVFTESEFRRAAERLDFDDDLADPNEVAKRHQTVRTMTELLDEAGVDYTIRGEVGEHAEEIVELATKVEADRVVVGGRKRSPTGKAVFGSTAQAVMLDAPCPVTFVRGEDKE is encoded by the coding sequence ATGACACTACACACGATCCTGCTGGCAGTCGGACCGGACGACAACGACCGCGCGGAAGAGCTCGCCGAGGCCGTCGTCGAGATCGCGAAACCGGCCGACGCGGAGGTCGTCATCGGCCACGTGTTCACCGAAAGCGAGTTCCGGCGAGCGGCCGAGCGGCTGGACTTCGACGACGACCTGGCGGACCCCAACGAGGTCGCAAAGCGCCACCAGACGGTGCGGACGATGACGGAGTTGCTCGACGAGGCCGGCGTCGACTATACGATCCGCGGGGAAGTCGGCGAACACGCCGAGGAGATCGTCGAACTCGCGACGAAAGTCGAGGCCGATCGCGTCGTCGTCGGCGGTCGCAAGCGCTCGCCGACCGGCAAGGCCGTGTTCGGATCGACCGCACAGGCGGTCATGCTCGACGCGCCCTGTCCGGTGACGTTCGTGCGCGGCGAAGACAAAGAGTAG
- a CDS encoding pyruvate ferredoxin oxidoreductase subunit gamma, producing MYQIRIHGRGGQGSVTLAQLLAQAGHEDGIWSQATPSFGVERRGAPVEAYVRYSDEKITERSHVEQPDCVIVQDTSLLEYVDVTEGLSDDGILIVNTDADPEDVAIDTDAEIVTVDATEIALENLGRPIMNTALLGAFAGATDKLSTDSLEAVITRKFEGEIGQKNVAATTDAYTEVHA from the coding sequence ATGTATCAGATCAGAATTCACGGACGCGGCGGGCAAGGGTCGGTCACGCTTGCCCAGCTGCTCGCACAGGCAGGCCACGAGGACGGCATCTGGTCGCAGGCGACACCGTCGTTCGGTGTCGAGCGACGCGGAGCGCCCGTCGAGGCCTACGTACGGTATAGCGACGAGAAAATCACCGAGCGAAGCCACGTCGAACAGCCGGATTGTGTCATCGTTCAGGACACGAGCCTGCTGGAGTACGTTGACGTGACGGAGGGGCTCAGCGACGACGGCATCCTGATCGTCAACACGGACGCCGACCCCGAGGACGTCGCCATCGACACCGACGCCGAGATCGTCACCGTCGACGCGACCGAGATCGCGCTTGAGAACCTCGGTCGGCCGATCATGAACACGGCGCTGCTCGGGGCCTTCGCGGGCGCGACTGACAAGTTGAGTACCGACAGCCTCGAGGCGGTCATCACCCGCAAGTTCGAGGGCGAGATCGGCCAGAAGAACGTCGCGGCCACGACCGACGCGTACACGGAGGTACACGCATGA
- the porB gene encoding pyruvate synthase subunit PorB produces MSSDLQDQDYTDQLEHEDELWNPGHRACAGCGPALAMKYITEAAGENTIVANATGCMEVISTPYPESSWGTSYIHNIFENAASVAAGVEAAYQAFDRRDPDHLDVQDEDDVNIIAIGGDGATADIGFRALSGMMERGHDVLYIMYDNEAYMNTGVQRSSQTPFGAETTTSPAGKESIGNDTNKKDMASIAADHGVPYVATASISNPHDFKQKVEKALEIDGPKFLHVYAPCPVGWGFDSAKTVELAEMAVKTGLFPVFEMEDGEITSVNKIRDREPIDEWLEPQGRFKHLFKDEEKGEAAIEELQEWIDKRAEDLGLDA; encoded by the coding sequence ATGAGTTCCGACCTGCAAGACCAAGACTACACCGACCAGCTCGAGCACGAAGACGAACTGTGGAACCCGGGCCATCGCGCGTGTGCCGGCTGTGGCCCCGCGCTGGCGATGAAATACATCACTGAAGCTGCCGGCGAAAACACGATCGTCGCCAACGCCACTGGCTGCATGGAAGTCATCTCCACGCCCTATCCGGAGAGTTCCTGGGGCACCAGCTACATCCACAACATCTTCGAGAACGCCGCCAGCGTCGCCGCGGGCGTCGAGGCCGCCTATCAGGCCTTCGACCGGCGCGACCCCGACCACCTCGACGTGCAGGACGAGGACGACGTCAACATCATCGCCATCGGCGGCGACGGCGCGACTGCCGACATCGGCTTTCGGGCGCTGTCGGGCATGATGGAGCGTGGCCACGACGTCCTCTATATCATGTACGACAACGAGGCGTACATGAACACCGGCGTCCAGCGCTCCAGCCAGACGCCGTTCGGTGCCGAGACGACTACCTCGCCGGCTGGCAAGGAGAGCATCGGCAACGACACCAACAAGAAGGACATGGCCTCGATCGCCGCCGATCACGGCGTGCCCTACGTCGCGACGGCGTCGATCTCCAACCCCCACGACTTCAAGCAGAAAGTCGAGAAGGCCCTGGAGATCGACGGGCCGAAGTTCCTCCACGTCTACGCCCCCTGTCCGGTCGGCTGGGGCTTCGACTCCGCGAAGACCGTCGAACTCGCCGAGATGGCCGTCAAGACGGGGCTGTTCCCGGTCTTCGAGATGGAAGACGGCGAGATCACCAGCGTCAACAAGATCCGCGACCGCGAGCCGATCGACGAGTGGCTCGAGCCGCAGGGCCGGTTCAAGCACCTGTTCAAAGACGAGGAGAAGGGCGAAGCCGCGATCGAGGAACTGCAGGAGTGGATCGACAAGCGCGCCGAAGATCTGGGCCTCGACGCCTGA
- a CDS encoding anaerobic glycerol-3-phosphate dehydrogenase subunit C yields MSDARDPTQFDPIVPNTGEEYEPLEVFPEDDGFDLRPGADSCYKCSTCDTNCPVAEVDDDFPGPKFQGPEQWRLKQTDDDYEIDPSISECSNCLRCDTSCPSGVNLAQMHNTARGEYVDNQVSKLSVKYIRNRILANYRTSAYFASMFPRTANFFMNFGPVRWAMEKVMHIPSEREFPEFATQTFRQWWSERGGAKVHSDDKKIAYFHGCYSNYNTPEVAKALVRIYEHFGYEVMVPPQKCSGTPMFANGMLDDARRHAETNVEELTAAIEEGADVVASCTSCSMALRNEYPELFDIDGIDDLAEHTYDAVEYLRIHTDVRQELEAAEVSGELEEEFAYHAPCHARNQGLERQAIELFRDLDGVAVEDVGESCSGISGTYGWKSEKYEKSMEIGSEMFEHMEESEGTTGMTECPTCASQMEHGTGYEVRHPLELIEAALID; encoded by the coding sequence ATGAGCGACGCTAGAGACCCGACGCAGTTCGACCCGATCGTACCGAACACAGGCGAAGAGTACGAACCCCTGGAGGTCTTCCCCGAGGACGACGGCTTCGACCTCCGGCCCGGCGCGGACTCGTGCTACAAGTGCTCGACCTGTGACACCAACTGTCCCGTCGCGGAAGTCGACGACGACTTCCCGGGACCGAAGTTCCAAGGCCCCGAACAGTGGCGGCTCAAACAGACGGACGACGACTACGAGATCGATCCGTCTATCTCGGAGTGTTCGAACTGCCTTCGGTGTGACACGTCCTGTCCGTCAGGGGTCAACCTGGCGCAGATGCACAACACCGCCCGCGGGGAGTACGTCGACAACCAGGTGTCGAAGCTCTCGGTCAAGTACATCCGCAATCGGATCCTCGCCAACTACCGGACCTCCGCGTACTTCGCGAGCATGTTCCCGCGGACGGCCAACTTCTTCATGAACTTCGGTCCGGTCCGGTGGGCGATGGAGAAGGTCATGCACATCCCAAGCGAGCGGGAGTTCCCCGAGTTCGCCACCCAGACGTTCAGGCAGTGGTGGTCCGAGCGTGGCGGCGCGAAGGTCCACTCGGACGACAAGAAGATCGCGTACTTCCACGGCTGTTACTCGAACTACAACACGCCCGAGGTCGCGAAGGCGCTGGTCCGCATCTACGAGCACTTCGGCTACGAGGTCATGGTCCCGCCCCAGAAGTGCTCGGGCACGCCGATGTTCGCAAACGGGATGCTCGACGACGCCCGCCGCCACGCCGAGACCAATGTCGAGGAACTCACGGCCGCAATCGAGGAGGGGGCCGACGTCGTCGCCTCTTGTACCTCCTGTTCGATGGCGCTGCGCAACGAGTACCCCGAGCTGTTCGACATCGACGGGATCGACGACCTCGCCGAGCACACCTACGACGCCGTCGAGTACCTCCGGATCCACACCGACGTCCGCCAGGAACTCGAAGCGGCCGAAGTCTCGGGCGAACTCGAAGAGGAGTTCGCCTACCACGCGCCGTGTCACGCCCGCAATCAGGGGCTGGAACGGCAGGCGATCGAGCTCTTCCGCGATCTCGACGGCGTCGCGGTCGAGGACGTCGGCGAGTCCTGCTCGGGCATCTCGGGCACCTACGGCTGGAAGTCCGAAAAATACGAGAAGTCGATGGAGATCGGCTCGGAGATGTTCGAGCACATGGAGGAATCCGAGGGGACGACCGGCATGACCGAGTGTCCCACCTGTGCGAGCCAGATGGAACACGGCACCGGCTACGAGGTCCGCCACCCGCTCGAACTCATCGAAGCCGCGCTGATCGACTGA
- the glpB gene encoding glycerol-3-phosphate dehydrogenase subunit GlpB: MAIESDVLVIGGGLAGLSSAISAAREGADVRLVTYKQSTLRQASGLIDVLGYTPDGEGPLTDPYDAIPELPDEHPYRLLGEDTVREAMSMFDEVADTYRGGHTDVNALLPTYGGTVKPTARYPEGAAAGLASDDRDLLLVGFEAMPDFDAPHVAAHLEAAGVPFDVRGETIQFPGDLMDDAKVTRYAKLLENNGPVEVRGRERGARDALVERLNPLIEDEGRIGLPAVLGDADAAGVRAALEAELGIEVFEVPATPPSMPGVRLEDRLFEAFDEAGGNFESGNPVVSFDGQDRVETVYVDKQNARIPYSAEQFVLATGGLVGKGVESDREHVYEPIFDCHVEHSEDRYDWFDEAVFGEHPFAGFGVDPDAELRPLDSAGSPEFENLRAAGSVLGGYDFAAEKSGSGVSIATGYHAGRLAAQEAQ, translated from the coding sequence ATGGCTATTGAATCGGACGTGCTGGTGATCGGCGGCGGTCTCGCGGGGCTGTCGAGTGCGATCTCGGCCGCGCGCGAGGGCGCTGACGTGCGGCTGGTCACGTACAAACAAAGCACGCTCCGGCAGGCGTCGGGGCTGATCGACGTACTCGGGTACACTCCAGACGGTGAGGGACCGCTGACTGACCCCTACGACGCTATTCCCGAACTCCCCGACGAGCACCCGTATCGGCTCCTCGGCGAGGATACCGTCAGGGAGGCGATGTCGATGTTCGACGAGGTCGCCGACACGTATCGTGGCGGCCACACCGATGTCAACGCCCTGCTGCCGACCTACGGCGGGACGGTCAAGCCGACCGCTCGGTACCCCGAGGGCGCGGCCGCCGGGCTCGCCAGCGACGACCGCGACCTCCTGCTAGTCGGGTTCGAGGCGATGCCGGACTTCGATGCGCCTCACGTCGCGGCCCACCTCGAGGCCGCGGGCGTTCCGTTCGACGTGCGCGGGGAGACGATCCAGTTCCCCGGCGACCTGATGGACGACGCCAAGGTCACTCGCTACGCGAAACTGCTCGAGAACAACGGCCCTGTGGAAGTACGGGGCCGCGAGCGCGGGGCCCGAGACGCCCTGGTCGAACGCCTCAACCCGTTGATCGAAGACGAGGGGCGTATCGGCCTCCCGGCCGTCCTCGGCGACGCCGACGCCGCTGGCGTGCGGGCGGCCCTGGAAGCGGAACTCGGTATCGAGGTCTTCGAGGTGCCGGCGACGCCGCCGTCGATGCCCGGCGTCCGACTGGAGGACCGGCTCTTCGAGGCGTTCGACGAGGCCGGCGGCAACTTCGAGAGCGGCAACCCCGTCGTCTCTTTTGACGGTCAGGACCGCGTCGAGACTGTTTACGTCGACAAACAGAACGCGCGGATCCCCTACAGCGCAGAGCAGTTCGTGCTCGCGACCGGCGGGCTCGTCGGCAAGGGCGTCGAGTCCGACCGCGAGCACGTCTACGAGCCGATCTTCGACTGTCACGTCGAACACTCCGAGGACCGATACGACTGGTTTGATGAGGCCGTCTTCGGTGAGCATCCGTTCGCCGGGTTCGGCGTTGACCCCGACGCCGAGTTGCGGCCGCTCGATTCCGCCGGCTCGCCCGAGTTCGAGAACCTCCGGGCGGCCGGTTCCGTACTCGGTGGGTATGACTTCGCCGCCGAGAAATCAGGCAGCGGCGTCTCGATCGCGACAGGATATCACGCTGGCCGTCTCGCGGCACAGGAGGCACAATGA
- the ppc gene encoding phosphoenolpyruvate carboxylase, producing MTLHAREINQDVRELGELLGSVIKHQSSEEAFDLVETVRNAAINYRRGDADSRDPIHDTLDRLSPEKQDVVARAFTTYFELINLAEERERVREIREGSQDGVLDDSVEEAAEYLYEHDVDPETVESILEDVLIQPTFTAHPTEARRKTVKAKLRDIAGNLEELDEVRLTENEDRRVRRNVRAQVTSLWQTPQVRDRRPEVTDEALNVQWYLENVLFDVIDEVYEEFEWALDDVYESEIDVPKLYEFRSWAGSDRDGNPYVTPEVTAETLERQRDVVLPLYRDRLKELSGVLTQDGRQIDVGERFQERLDAHRERLPGIAAEAKERYPNEPYRQKLKLMRESVLRVSDVRSGGYSDEDEFLEDLRAIADSLERNGAGQISETYVEPLMRKVATFGFTLASLDLRDHRGMHTDAIAEAVDQQEDIDYKGMDEQERQEFLTEAILQDEPIIDITDRAELSDDAERVLRRFEEAANWQQEFGVDAIDTYAISWFEEPSHGLEVLFLGDQAGIVDLPGYCGFDIVPLLESEYALSGARRIMGTLFENEAYAQALEARNDTQEIMLGYSDSNKENGYLAAQWSLYRNQKRLAAIHDDYDIDLRLFHGRGGSISRGGVPMHEAMLALPNETCNGQIKFTEQGEAISEKYANDSIAERNLEQMVNAQVKARHNAMHEPIEEVPDEWMSAMETASDAAREEYQGLLETDGFVEFFGQATPIGVIEDLNLGSRPASRSGERSVEDLRAIPWVFSWTQARCIIPGWYSLASGIEAYLENGGDVETLQTMYEEWPFFNTILDHAALALARTDMEIAQQYADLADDELREKIFPTIRNEYESAVDLVLEITGRDELTHRDWLEENLERRNPYVDPLNLLQIRLLAQSHLTETEQQTLRLTVHGIAAGMKNTG from the coding sequence ATGACTTTGCACGCCAGAGAGATAAACCAGGACGTCAGGGAACTGGGCGAGCTCCTGGGATCGGTCATCAAACATCAAAGCTCCGAGGAGGCGTTCGACCTCGTCGAGACGGTGCGCAACGCGGCGATCAACTACCGGCGCGGCGACGCCGATAGCCGGGACCCGATCCACGACACGCTCGATCGGCTGTCTCCGGAAAAGCAGGACGTCGTTGCACGTGCGTTCACGACCTACTTCGAACTCATCAATCTCGCCGAAGAGCGCGAACGCGTTCGTGAGATCCGAGAGGGCAGTCAGGACGGCGTACTCGACGACAGCGTGGAGGAGGCCGCCGAATACCTCTACGAGCACGACGTCGACCCGGAGACCGTCGAGTCGATCCTCGAGGACGTGTTGATCCAGCCGACGTTCACGGCCCATCCGACCGAAGCGCGGCGCAAGACGGTCAAGGCGAAGCTCCGTGACATCGCCGGCAACCTGGAGGAACTGGACGAGGTGCGGCTGACGGAAAACGAGGACCGGCGGGTCCGCCGGAACGTCCGCGCGCAGGTGACGAGCCTCTGGCAGACGCCACAGGTCAGAGACCGCCGGCCGGAAGTCACCGACGAGGCGCTGAACGTCCAGTGGTACCTCGAGAACGTCCTGTTCGACGTCATCGACGAGGTCTACGAGGAGTTCGAGTGGGCGCTTGACGACGTCTACGAGTCCGAGATCGACGTGCCGAAACTCTACGAGTTCCGCTCGTGGGCCGGGTCCGACCGCGACGGCAACCCGTACGTGACGCCCGAAGTCACCGCCGAGACGCTCGAGCGACAGCGCGACGTCGTGCTCCCGCTGTACCGTGACCGACTGAAGGAACTATCGGGCGTGCTGACACAGGACGGCCGCCAGATCGACGTCGGAGAGCGCTTCCAGGAGCGACTCGACGCTCACCGCGAACGGCTGCCCGGTATCGCCGCCGAAGCCAAAGAGCGCTATCCGAACGAGCCCTACCGACAGAAACTCAAGCTGATGCGCGAGTCGGTGCTGCGGGTTTCGGACGTCCGCTCTGGCGGCTACAGCGACGAGGACGAGTTCCTCGAGGACCTGCGAGCGATCGCCGACAGCCTCGAACGCAACGGCGCCGGCCAGATCTCCGAGACCTACGTCGAGCCGCTGATGCGGAAGGTCGCGACGTTCGGGTTCACCCTCGCCAGCCTCGATCTGCGCGACCACCGCGGGATGCACACCGACGCGATCGCCGAGGCGGTCGACCAGCAAGAGGACATCGACTACAAGGGAATGGACGAACAGGAGCGCCAGGAGTTCCTGACCGAGGCGATCCTGCAGGACGAGCCGATCATCGACATCACGGACAGAGCAGAGCTCTCAGACGACGCCGAGCGCGTGCTCAGGCGCTTCGAAGAGGCGGCCAACTGGCAGCAGGAGTTCGGCGTCGACGCGATCGACACCTACGCGATCAGCTGGTTCGAAGAGCCGAGCCACGGGCTGGAGGTGCTGTTCCTCGGCGACCAGGCCGGAATCGTCGACCTGCCGGGCTACTGTGGGTTCGACATCGTCCCGCTGCTCGAGAGCGAGTACGCGCTCTCGGGCGCACGCCGGATCATGGGGACGCTGTTCGAGAACGAGGCCTACGCACAGGCGCTGGAGGCGCGCAACGACACCCAGGAGATCATGCTGGGGTATTCCGACTCCAACAAGGAGAACGGCTATCTCGCGGCCCAGTGGTCGCTGTACCGCAACCAGAAGCGACTTGCGGCGATCCACGACGACTACGATATCGACCTGCGGCTGTTCCACGGTCGCGGGGGATCGATCTCCCGCGGCGGCGTGCCGATGCACGAGGCGATGCTGGCGCTACCCAACGAGACCTGCAACGGCCAGATCAAGTTCACCGAGCAGGGCGAGGCCATCTCCGAGAAGTACGCCAACGACAGCATCGCTGAGCGGAACCTCGAACAGATGGTCAACGCGCAGGTCAAGGCGCGTCACAACGCGATGCACGAGCCGATCGAGGAGGTCCCCGACGAGTGGATGTCGGCAATGGAGACTGCGTCCGACGCCGCCCGCGAGGAGTATCAGGGCCTGCTGGAGACCGACGGGTTCGTCGAGTTCTTCGGGCAGGCGACGCCGATCGGCGTCATCGAGGACCTGAACCTCGGTTCGCGGCCCGCCTCACGGAGCGGCGAACGCAGCGTCGAGGACCTGCGCGCGATCCCGTGGGTCTTCTCCTGGACGCAGGCCCGCTGTATCATCCCCGGCTGGTACTCGCTGGCGTCCGGGATCGAGGCCTACCTCGAGAACGGCGGCGATGTCGAGACGCTCCAGACGATGTACGAGGAGTGGCCGTTCTTCAACACGATCCTGGATCACGCCGCGCTGGCGCTTGCCCGCACCGACATGGAGATCGCCCAGCAGTACGCCGACCTGGCCGACGACGAGTTGCGCGAGAAGATCTTCCCGACCATCCGAAACGAGTACGAGAGCGCAGTCGATCTCGTCCTCGAGATCACCGGTCGCGACGAGCTCACCCACCGTGACTGGCTCGAAGAGAACCTCGAACGCCGCAACCCGTACGTCGACCCGCTGAACCTCCTCCAGATCCGGCTGCTGGCCCAGAGCCACCTCACCGAGACCGAACAGCAGACGCTGCGACTCACGGTCCACGGCATCGCTGCCGGGATGAAAAACACCGGATAA
- a CDS encoding pyruvate ferredoxin oxidoreductase yields MAQADQQNPSDEQEVMKGTSAVAKGVMAADPDVVSAYPITPQTGVVEKLSELVADGDLDSEFIKVDSEFNAASTCIGASAAGARAFSATSSQGLKLMSEPLFTAAGMRLPIVMAVANRSLSAPLSIWADHTDAFAERDGGMLQFHAEDVQEAIDHVLLGFRVAEQVNLPALSNFDGFILTHVQEPANIPDEEEVSEFLPPRDPEYTLDPSDPKTMGAYARPEHWTESRYEIQRAMMDAREVWADAVEEFRDVFGRDYTEYGGMLDTYYADDADHIVVAMGSIAGTIRNVVDAYREDGEKVGMVRPRVFRPFPAPELRDALADAESVAVLTKEMSPGYESAFAGEIKGALYHAESQPPIKSYVLGMAGRDVKPEDIAEIVEDAKTATPQMGFKESESWPQLRPELLEGGDDL; encoded by the coding sequence ATGGCGCAAGCAGACCAGCAGAACCCATCGGACGAACAGGAAGTGATGAAGGGGACGTCGGCAGTCGCCAAGGGCGTCATGGCCGCCGACCCCGACGTCGTCTCGGCGTACCCGATCACGCCCCAGACGGGCGTCGTCGAGAAGCTCTCCGAACTGGTCGCCGACGGCGACCTCGACAGCGAGTTCATCAAGGTCGACAGCGAGTTCAACGCCGCCTCGACGTGTATCGGCGCGTCGGCGGCCGGCGCTCGCGCCTTTTCCGCGACCTCGAGCCAGGGCCTGAAGCTGATGAGCGAGCCACTCTTTACGGCCGCGGGGATGCGCCTGCCGATCGTGATGGCGGTCGCCAACCGGTCGCTGTCGGCCCCGCTGTCGATCTGGGCCGACCACACCGACGCCTTCGCGGAACGGGACGGTGGCATGCTCCAGTTCCACGCCGAGGACGTCCAGGAAGCCATCGACCACGTCCTGCTGGGTTTCCGCGTCGCCGAGCAGGTCAACCTGCCCGCGCTGTCGAACTTCGACGGCTTCATCCTGACGCACGTTCAGGAACCGGCCAACATCCCGGACGAGGAGGAAGTCAGCGAGTTCCTCCCGCCGCGCGATCCCGAGTACACGCTCGACCCCTCGGACCCGAAGACGATGGGCGCCTACGCCCGACCCGAGCACTGGACGGAGAGCCGCTACGAGATCCAGCGCGCGATGATGGACGCCCGCGAGGTCTGGGCCGACGCAGTCGAGGAGTTCCGCGACGTGTTCGGCCGCGATTACACCGAGTACGGCGGCATGCTGGACACCTACTACGCCGACGACGCCGACCACATCGTCGTCGCGATGGGGTCGATCGCCGGCACCATCCGCAACGTCGTCGACGCCTACCGCGAGGACGGCGAGAAGGTCGGCATGGTCCGACCCCGCGTGTTCCGGCCGTTCCCGGCCCCCGAACTGCGCGACGCGCTGGCCGACGCCGAGTCGGTCGCCGTCCTGACCAAGGAGATGTCTCCCGGCTACGAGAGCGCCTTCGCCGGCGAGATCAAGGGCGCGCTCTACCACGCCGAGAGCCAGCCCCCCATCAAAAGCTACGTGCTGGGGATGGCCGGCCGTGACGTCAAGCCCGAAGACATCGCGGAGATCGTCGAGGACGCCAAGACGGCGACGCCGCAGATGGGCTTCAAAGAGAGCGAATCGTGGCCGCAACTGCGTCCCGAACTCCTCGAAGGAGGGGATGACCTATGA
- the aglG gene encoding glucosyl-dolichyl phosphate glucuronosyltransferase, whose translation MRVSVVLCTHTLDRYHDLLEAAESVREQTYDEVELVLVSDGSEAVTRQFERDFGESEDVVITALEENRGLLEARNHGAEVAGGDVVAFIDDDAIADPEWVSQLVDAYERRDAPAVGGKMVPEWVAGKPAFLPEEFYWLVGVTHRGFGPDGDADAAGEVRNTFGSNISFRRDVFLDLGGFDTDIGGRQGDANLQGGETELGARLRQAYDHGVWYNPRAEVAHKVFEYRTDPKWLLDRAFWQGYSKRAMEVLLEESSGEEGDFLGSLLGEYVPGRLSGLLADPSRENGMQLLMLVVLTGVVGTGYLYGLTKYR comes from the coding sequence ATGCGCGTTTCGGTCGTCCTGTGTACGCACACGCTCGATCGCTATCACGACCTGCTCGAGGCCGCCGAGAGCGTCCGCGAGCAGACCTACGACGAGGTCGAACTCGTGCTCGTCAGCGACGGGAGCGAAGCCGTCACGCGACAGTTCGAGCGCGATTTCGGAGAGAGCGAGGACGTCGTGATCACGGCGCTCGAGGAGAATCGCGGGCTGCTCGAGGCCCGTAATCACGGCGCGGAGGTCGCGGGCGGTGACGTCGTCGCGTTCATCGACGACGACGCCATTGCCGACCCGGAGTGGGTGAGCCAGCTCGTCGACGCGTACGAACGGCGAGACGCCCCGGCCGTCGGCGGGAAGATGGTCCCCGAGTGGGTCGCGGGCAAGCCCGCGTTTCTGCCCGAGGAGTTCTACTGGCTGGTCGGGGTGACTCACCGGGGGTTCGGACCCGACGGTGACGCCGACGCTGCGGGCGAGGTGCGCAACACGTTCGGATCGAACATCTCGTTTCGACGCGACGTTTTCTTGGACCTCGGCGGGTTCGATACGGACATCGGCGGTCGGCAGGGCGACGCCAATCTGCAGGGCGGTGAGACTGAGCTGGGTGCGCGTCTGCGACAGGCGTACGACCACGGCGTCTGGTACAACCCGCGGGCGGAGGTCGCACACAAGGTGTTCGAGTACCGCACCGATCCGAAATGGTTGCTCGATCGGGCCTTCTGGCAGGGGTACTCGAAGCGGGCGATGGAAGTGCTCCTCGAGGAGTCCAGTGGGGAGGAGGGGGACTTTCTCGGGTCGTTGCTTGGGGAATACGTTCCCGGCCGGCTGTCCGGGCTACTCGCAGATCCGTCGCGTG